The genomic segment TGTAGTTTCGAGTGTGTGAGATTTGTTAGGGGTTAGGTTCCATCTATACTCCGGTAGGACTCTGTTCTGTCGTCTTGCGGAAAATTCAGCCGTCAAGACCACCTACTCACCTTTTGGTCAGAGTGTATAAGCCTTATTTCACTCTTTAAGACTGACGAAGCTTCTTCGATGATTCACTTGCGTTAACCTTTCCCTAACTTCCCCTTGCCCTTTCCCAGATTAGGCTTCCAGGTTTGGATACTTTCGTGGTCTGCATTCCGTTAGATTCATTATTTACTACTAACGTGACCGGAGTCTGAGACTCTTTTACGTGGGGATAGTGGGACAGAATCCACTAGGAAAGACGGCTTTCCTCTCACTTTGTTGGTTGTTGTACCTACAATTCACTCAACTTTCTACATCGCACAAATCTCGGTTTTCCACTACGCTTACCATTCCTATCACCCTTTAAGAAACGGTCAAATGTTACCTTTACTCGCTTGACTACATCCTGAAGAACTTGAGAATAGATTTCGCTATACCAAGGATGAGTTTTCTTAAGTTGAGGTGGCGTTTTCTTTTGGTAATAATAATCCGGATTGTCTCGTAGTTCTGGCAGATGACAAACAAGAGGGCAAGCGTTGATATAACAGCGGTTTTGCTCGTACCAATTAAACCTATCAGCCAATAGATAGTTGTACTGGCTGCACAACATTGATAACCATCTGTCAATCTTATCTACTTGTTGTTTTGTTGGACGTAATCGGTATTGATATGCTGTTCTCATCGTTGTCCTCCTTGACCATTATGTTAGCATTATCGTGTTCGCGATGGCAACACAACATGAAAGACAAAAACCTTCATATTCGGTTATCCGAAAAACGACTCAATAAGCTGAGAGCAATTGCGGCAGAAAGAGAAAAGACTATTACTCAGATGGTAGAAGAATGGATTGATCGACTATCCTCTACATCTATTGGTTGACTCCGTACCTCCGTCAACCGCGCATTCATCCCACGCCTCCCTACGGGTAGGACGTGGGGCTTCTGCTGTTTAAGCTAAAGTTTAAGGATTTTTGCTCTGTAAGCTTTAGCTAAATTTAACTGTATTTTCCCAAGGTAAATCAGCGCCATCGCTCTTTTCAATTTCTATAACAAAACAAAGCTGCCAGATGTCTCTACTCAACTTCCCATAAAAAAGCAGAACGGACGCTTTTATTTTCAAATCTGGTAAAGCGTGCCGTTCGACATTATTCTACGGTTTGCATTCACAGCGAAAGTATCGCTCGCTTGTCTGTGGGGTTTTCCAGACAGCAAGATGCGATTAAGAACGCTGAATTTTATCGCTCTGGCTAATAAAGATTAGCCCTACAACCACGGGGATGACGACAATCAATAGACCTGCGAGCAGACTGTAGAGAAAGTTTGCTAATGAAGGAGTCATGATACCAGCCTCTTTTACAAGAATTATCGTTTTCTCATTTTAGCGATCGCACGCCACCTTGAAAAGCTTTGCCGGACGCCAGTTACGGCAAGGCGGTAGCAGCGAGTCGCTCCGTGTTTAATTATAGGGGTGGCTCAATTTTTTCACAAATCTTAAAATTATAACCAGTGCAGCGGCAGGCATTGCCCCTGTGACAGAATACCCAGAAGCTTTTCGATCGCACCCCATACCTTTTATGACCGCGACTTCCTTTGCCAGTTTGATTCTTGGCTCCTTGCTAGGAGTAATGATTCTCCTATTTATCTTTCGGATTATACTGACCTGGTATCCCCAGGTAAATTTGAATAGCTTTCCGTGGAATACGATCGCTTTGCCGACCGAACCTTTTCTGGTGGTGACTAGAAAGCTTGTGCCACCGATAGGCGGCGTGGACATTACCCCGATTATCTGGGTGGGAATTTGTAGCCTGCTGCGAGAGATCCTCATCGGTCAGCAAGGTATTTTAACCATGATGGCGCTTAAGGGCTAGGGACTAGGGCATCGGGGCTAGGGGAAGAGGGAAAAGGGAAGAATTTTGACTTTTGACTTTTGACTTTTGACTTTTGACTTTCCCCGCTCTCCCACTCCCCCGCGACTACTTCTTACCCTTACCTTTCTCCTCGTTTCGCATAATTTGTTCGACGAAATTGGTATAGACCTCACCGCGCAAAAAAGCCTGCGTTTCGAGGATCTTTTGATGAAAGCCAATGGTAGTGGGCAATCCGGTGATAGCACATTCCCGCAGGGCGCGTTTCATACGCTCGATCGCCCCTTGGCGATCGGGTGCCCAAACGATTAACTTACCAATCAGCGAGTCGTAATAGGGCGGAATTTCGTAATCGGTGTAAACGTGGGAATCCATACGGACGCCATTACCCCCCGGTGGGAGGTAGCCGCTGATCCGTCCGGGAGAAGGCCGAAAATTCAGATCCGGATCTTCTGCGTTAATGCGACATTCTATAGAATGTCCTCGCAGAACCACATCATTTTGAGTCAAACTGAGTTTTTCTCCCTGTGCGATGCGGATTTGCTCCGCTACTAAGTCTAAACCGGTAATCATTTCCGTGACGGGATGTTCGACTTGAATGCGGGTATTCATTTCCATGAAATAAAAGTTACCCGATCGATCCAAGAGAAACTCAACCGTACCAGCACCAACATAGTCGATCGATTTAGCAGCCATAACTGCCGCCATACCCATTTTGTCGCGCAATTCCGGCGATAGAGCGGGACTCGGCGCTTCTTCGAGCAATTTTTGGTGGCGTCGCTGAATAGAGCAATCTCGTTCGCCCAAGTGAATCACATTACCGTAACTGTCGGCTAAAATTTGAAATTCAATATGTCGGGGACGTTCGATAAATTTTTCTAAATAAACGCCGGGATTTCCAAACGCAGCTTCCGCTTCTCCCTGTGCTGCGTGGAAGAGTTTGAGGAATTCGCTTTCTTCTCGTACCAGACGCATTCCTCGTCCGCCACCGCCAGCGGTAGCTTTGATCATCACAGGATAGCCAATTTCAGCAGCGATCGCCATTGCTTCCTTCTCATCTGAGAGCAACCCATCGCTACCGGGAACCGTAGGCACACCCACCCGCTGCATAGTTTCCTTAGCAGTCGATTTATCTCCCATTGCCCGAATCGCTGCGGGAGATGGGCCAATAAAAACTATCTGGTGATCGGCGCAAATTTCGGCAAACTTGGCATTTTCGGCCAAAAATCCATATCCGGGGTGAATTGCCGTAGCATTGCGCGTCAGCGCTGCGGCAATGATGTTGGGAATATTGAGATAACTTTTGCTGCTGGGAGGTTCGCCAATACAAACCGCTTCGTCAGCAAGTTGGACGTGGAGAGCGTGGCAGTCAATGGTAGAGTGAACGGCAACCG from the Aerosakkonema funiforme FACHB-1375 genome contains:
- the psbX gene encoding photosystem II reaction center X protein gives rise to the protein MTPSLANFLYSLLAGLLIVVIPVVVGLIFISQSDKIQRS
- a CDS encoding YggT family protein, which encodes MTATSFASLILGSLLGVMILLFIFRIILTWYPQVNLNSFPWNTIALPTEPFLVVTRKLVPPIGGVDITPIIWVGICSLLREILIGQQGILTMMALKG
- the accC gene encoding acetyl-CoA carboxylase biotin carboxylase subunit, translated to MRFSKILIANRGEIALRILRTCEEMGISTVAVHSTIDCHALHVQLADEAVCIGEPPSSKSYLNIPNIIAAALTRNATAIHPGYGFLAENAKFAEICADHQIVFIGPSPAAIRAMGDKSTAKETMQRVGVPTVPGSDGLLSDEKEAMAIAAEIGYPVMIKATAGGGGRGMRLVREESEFLKLFHAAQGEAEAAFGNPGVYLEKFIERPRHIEFQILADSYGNVIHLGERDCSIQRRHQKLLEEAPSPALSPELRDKMGMAAVMAAKSIDYVGAGTVEFLLDRSGNFYFMEMNTRIQVEHPVTEMITGLDLVAEQIRIAQGEKLSLTQNDVVLRGHSIECRINAEDPDLNFRPSPGRISGYLPPGGNGVRMDSHVYTDYEIPPYYDSLIGKLIVWAPDRQGAIERMKRALRECAITGLPTTIGFHQKILETQAFLRGEVYTNFVEQIMRNEEKGKGKK